The Dreissena polymorpha isolate Duluth1 chromosome 9, UMN_Dpol_1.0, whole genome shotgun sequence genome contains the following window.
CATATTATCAATTAATAAACATAGAACAATATATGTCAATACATAGAGTTGGAGTGTTTCATATAAGTTAACGTGATCTTTTGCTATGTTTGATGTTTCAGTAAGTGCAGATTTACCATCCTCCGCGCAGAGATTCGAATAacaaaccacgtgatgatagcctcgCCACGTGGagaataattttaccgttgttacttttactttttttaatttaggtaatttatttttagtatgaaccttaattaatacaatattttcaaaatataaaagaatatGATACTTCTTTTTATAATACAATACtcaaaccaaaaataaataaaatccttccaaatctggtaggattttcttgtgatggcagaggttGTATGTGAGAGAAAAGAATGACAACCCTGCGTGTAGATTGAAGATTTACATGACGCCGAAAACACTCATTGCCGATGTTTGATTTCTAAAACTATTACAGACGCATACGAAACGACGACGACCGCAATGAGAATATAAAGTTTTACGGATGTGCACATCCAGGCGCTGTACCCGAAGGAAACCACCCAACCTACGGAACTGAGCATCCGGTAGCTGGAGAGAGCTGCGTCCCGTTTGGCCTTGAAGTACACCATGTAGAGGGCTGGGCGAATAAATCGTTGAAACAGGCGTAAATTATGTTAATAGACAATCAATGATATATGCAGTTCAATTCATAATGTAAAACTGTCAGTAAAATATTGAGTGCCTTTACTCAGTTATTAAAGAAACGAAATTCACTCACACAGACCAATAGTTGAATTGATGGCATCTGAAACACCCCATATGGCAGATAATATGTAGACCACATATATTTCTCCAGGTTTCGGTGCCCATAGCAACATGCATAGCAACGCAGCTATATGACATACTGCAGCTGAAACAACTATGGACAATGAAGTTAAAGTTAGCTACAGGTTACATTCAATATAAATTTGGAACTATTTAACGTATTTCGTTTTGCAGCATATTTGTGATATTACGTATTGAAAGTTTGTTCGAGAGTTACAATTTAATACCTATATATTAATGCATTAATACAACAGACAAGATAAAATGTAATTGATCATTTGCCCAAAATAAAAGGCTAAGAGGATTGTCACAAAAACTTTGATCTATTTTGATTGTCCGTGTGCTTTAATAGCTTTGATATGCTATTATTAATAGTCAGCACAATCATGTTAGTCCAATAAGGTATTTCTTGCCTTACTTAAATTTTGCATCATTTCGCGATTGCTGTTTGTTGTGGTTTTGCACATTAATGGTATATCAATATTGTACCAACCTAGGGAGAAAACCGGGATATTTCCTGTTTGTGGGGATATCTTACCAGCCACCACGGCTGATACTGACATACTTACGCCGTACGTTATCATCATCAGTCCGACGTTTTCAATGCCGTACGGACAACTTACGAACGCCTGGAAAAAGAATGACTAGTAGGTCAACTGGACGGTCAGTAATCGTGTTGTGCAACTTTTTACAAACACATTATGTTCATAGGTAAACAATTTCAAAAGATATGTGATAATTACGATCAAACGAACAGAAAAAAAATGTAGATAAAACCTAGTGTTACTTACTAAAATCTCTagtatttttaaatgtcaatacaATAGCTTACCACAGTAAAATCACCAGATAAAAACGCCTGTGTCATCCCAGTCATCACTGTAGATGCAATCAGGAGGTGTTGTTTTTGCGATCTAAAAAGCATCGACGTCACTTGTTTtactttgtgtttaggtcctttcTGTGTGACTGTTTGCGTTGACCGAATATTAAGCAAGAACACTGTCAACAAAATGACTGAAAGCAATCCGGATCCGACACAAAATGTTGTAAAATAATAAACCTGCAATGGAAACGTTTAGTAAACGAATAAATTCAGCTGGAAAGTACTTGCATCAATATAGGAATACGAGCCTGAAGACTATTTTTTTCGTACAAAATGGGCGTGACAATTCATATTTTATGTCTGTATATATtatctttaaaagtttttaagatAATTAACAAATATAGTAAATATAGTAATAATTGTTATTGTGTCTTGCTTAATGGCAACACAATAAATAAGTAGTACACGATTTCATATTTCGACGTGCCCACTGTGCGTATAGttatgcaattaaaatatatagaCACATGTTTATAGTTAACAATTTCTCAATACTACTGTTCAAACCATGGGATGTTGTGTCTATATTCCTCTTTAGGCAAGAGACAAACTTATTGCACGAAGGTACTCATTCAAATAATGTAGTGTATTTCCAATATAGTATTCTGCTGGCTGACAGTAACAAGAAATACTTTCCTGATAATCATTCTGGAGTTTTACTATACTTACATCAACGCATATCGTACATTTAAATCCACACTCAGAAGTATGAATAAAACTGCGGTCACCTTATCAGTAATATGATTCGAAGCATTTGGGATATACACTAGTCTAAAAACGTCTAAGGTGTCATGATGTTCCATAACTTGGCTAAGAGTTATAAGTAATACATTTCAGTTAATATTTGAAACTGATCATATGAACCAATGCTACACAATAATGTATAGACACAATTTATTAAGAATTGATATGTGAGCTGTTTTACCTGTAACATGGCTGGCTGTGTGACAGGACTAGCACCTTGTAGCTTGGAGGTACAAAACTCCGACCCGCAAGGAGTTGGGTTACGCCCGTGGACAGTTACTGTCGTGTTGTTGTAAAACGATTGCTGGGTGCTATTGTTGATTAGATTTTCGTTGTCTGCTTCACcattaaacacaataaataaacacAGGTTGCCCCATACTTGCGctgaaaatataatttctaaTAAAAATACTCTAAATCACTGACAtgaaatatgattttatttattttcatattatttgtcAAATTGTAATGTGTATAGACGaagttataatattttatgtattaatagGTTAGACAAGTCGCTAGAGTATGTTGCATTTATCATTCATTAATTGATTGACAGTCCATATATGCATACAAATTATAAGATATcctattttgaataaaaaatactaGCATGATAacttacatgtataaaatataccAAAGAAAACGCCGTTGAAGAGCACCAACGCTTTGATTTCATCCATCCGTGTGTGTGCGGCATACGCCTTTGACAAGTCGGAAACGTAGGCCTGCTGGGTCGGCCACAAGTGAGATGCCCCTACAAAACACACCACGTGATGTGTTCATACTTGCTTATTAAAATCGTCGGAATGATTTGATGCTAAATATAAAGTATGAATTTCTGTATTTATTAATACATACTTGCACATGCGTATATTAGCATACGTGCTCATTTGTGTTTTAGATTATGTTGTGacgttattaaaaattgtaagaatCTTAGACTTTGTATGTATTACTTAAAGTAACGATTCACAGTGATGATTTTAGTAAGTCCATAAAACTTTCTTTCCAAGCAACtaaacatacattgaaaataatatttacttaGATAGAAGCTTCGGAAGAGTATATTGATCCAAGTTAAAATAGTACATACATTGGAAAATACATGCATTTATCTTAATATATAACTCGACCTGCATTAATCGGTTATATATCTATATTCTTATTTAATTCACACAGGTGTCAtaatttatatattgaaataaaatatttggttagctgttaaacattttatgttgatATCTTAACACGTGTCTttgacattttaaatgttatactgAACAGATTTGGTGATGATTTTGCATCTGTTCTGGATGAAAATGACCTTTTTGgctgttaaacattttatgttgatATCTTAACACGTGTCTATGACATTTTCAATGGTATACTGAACAGATTTGgtgatgattttttattctgttttgATTACAATGACCTTTTTGTAATAGTGGTACATTATTAGTTTATAGAAGCGAAAAAGTGGCATTGCATAAGTAAAAGTGGCATTGCATAAGTAAAATGGCATTGCATAAGTAAAAGTGGCATTGCATAAGTAAAAGTGGCATTGCATAAGTAAAAGTGGCATTGCATAAGTAAAAGTGGCATTGCATAAGTGACGGTTTCACATCTTTGCCAAATGATTAGTTCACTTGGTAGGAATACATACTTGCttgaattttcattttcaattaaaggatacataaaatgataataatttaacATGGTTTTTCTAGTAATTTATATGATGGACAAGATATTGATGTTTAAACGTTCACGCATCTGTTTACTTAATAAATGCTGTGTgtagtttatgtttatttttagatGCAAATCGGgtagttaaataataacaatataaaaacaaaaacaaacaaaataaagcagAGAAAACTTTCGATAACAGTTGCgaaaataaattgtaatcaaaGAACTTAAATTAGTCGTTTTTCTCTTCTATTAGATTAAAATTACCGATGTGTTTCggtttatttctttttcaattgtCACATTATACTGTATTTATGTATTATCCACATTATTTAGACATATGACCGATATAAACGAATGGCATACAATAGTTACTTAGATACAGTATTATTGGGGCATGATATATTGACGGTTATAGATACAGTGTTATTTTGGTATGATATATTGATGGTTATAGATACAGTATTTTATTGTGACATGCAATATTTACGGTTATATATACAGCATTGTATTGTTACATGCAATATTTACGGTTATAGATACAGTATTGTGttgttaaatgcaatattgacGGTTATAAATACGGTTTTGAAttgttacattcaatattaacTGTTAAAGATACATTATTGTATTGTGACATACAAGATTGACGGTTAAATATACAGTATTGTTTTGTGACATGCAGTATTTACGGTTATAGATACAGTATTTTATTGTTACATGCCACTTAGTAACATAATTCACATTATGCATCCGATAtgcgcttaaaggggccttttcacagtttttggcatgttttataataagtcatcaaatgcttcatattgataaatgtaaacattggacctaaaagctccagtaaaaaatcaagaataaaatttaaaataagaaaaaaaagtagccgcagctgtactcgaaccagtgaccgccGGTGTCCaggagtaacctggagtaaaaacgcattagcccctcggctattctgccaaacATACTTGGctaaagtattttatgcattatatcagcaatcttcgtaatttcacaaaatttaacgacaacaacagaactctccaaattattcaatcgtttcgcgttgcaacgctttataatatttaggtttttaaattcgtcaaaagatgcatatattggctatattagaccatggtaaatgttcagtaatactgtttcctcacaaatatcaaaactagaacgaaatttgcgaatcttaaacaatttttttcaatttcgtcaatttaccaaatcgtgaaaagatccctttaatacgtATATAAGCGGCGACAACTTATCACATtatcat
Protein-coding sequences here:
- the LOC127846436 gene encoding protein unc-93 homolog A-like, which encodes MEVEKLMTFDAQIADITDGNTEARDQEPEIRCESETLDIKHNGESGTNESIVTAVLDISQSKAKWNLLVLSICFTLMFSAFNSFANIQSTINISGGLGTTGLAILYATMVVTNLFVTVVTLPKLRFKPMLMISMLCYVCYMATGYYSSWYTIVPGSIIIGFGASHLWPTQQAYVSDLSKAYAAHTRMDEIKALVLFNGVFFGIFYTSQVWGNLCLFIVFNGEADNENLINNSTQQSFYNNTTVTVHGRNPTPCGSEFCTSKLQGASPVTQPAMLQVYYFTTFCVGSGLLSVILLTVFLLNIRSTQTVTQKGPKHKVKQVTSMLFRSQKQHLLIASTVMTGMTQAFLSGDFTVAFVSCPYGIENVGLMMITYGVSMSVSAVVAGKISPQTGNIPVFSLAAVCHIAALLCMLLWAPKPGEIYVVYILSAIWGVSDAINSTIGLSLYMVYFKAKRDAALSSYRMLSSVGWVVSFGYSAWMCTSVKLYILIAVVVVSYASVIVLEIKHRQ